A region of Ahaetulla prasina isolate Xishuangbanna chromosome 12, ASM2864084v1, whole genome shotgun sequence DNA encodes the following proteins:
- the MEAK7 gene encoding MTOR-associated protein MEAK7: MGNVESNSSYQKHLSRFLPDELADVNSVFSTLSGADEAVAVKVGKKAQTGVTLEALKAYVKDALPPSMVTRLYNGMRSIQETRSSPEPIPWVPKEQFVIFASTLFKGNAQEKSGIVLKMVSGAQKAVKGSQILEFAGDLISSVVHVLSYRKLLKGWNPKKLNNSVARIKALATQLTSELKSAEGKNMEGDSVLDAVCDQNSLEDWLFRVPQISTFLKVVLQQGLLLLQPLSDEADETLRLLPECRGLQGMAFVSLLDLPSITYLNAHLPSELRDKWQLLFASRIHGESFTQLCGHVVNKGPCVLVLKDADGYIFGGFSSCSWEVKPQFQGNNSCFLFSISPSLAVFTCSGYNNHYMYLNHGQQTMPNGLGMGGQHEYFGLWVDSNFGQGHSKAKPRCTTYNSPQLSAKENFLLDSMEVWAVGDLREAKNGKGQKSILDADPEAQALLEMMGKSRQSDGFRKPPDDEEDDN, encoded by the exons ATGGGCAACGTGGAAAGCAACAGCTCTTACCAGAAACATCTCTCCAGGTTTCTTCCTGATGAGCTCGCTGACGTCAACAGCGTTTTTAGCACCTTATCTGGAGCGGACGAGGCCGTGGCTGTGAAAGTGGGGAAAAAGGCCCAGACTGGGGTGACCCTTGAAGCACTCAAG GCCTACGTCAAGGATGCCCTGCCTCCATCAATGGTTACGAGACTGTACAATGGGATGAGAAGCATTCAGGAGACCCGCAGTTCCCCCGAGCCCATCCCCTGGGTGCCGAAGGAGCAGTTCGTGATCTTCGCCTCCACCCTCTTCAAGGGCAACGCCCAGGAAAAAAGTGGAATTGTCCTGAAGATGGTCTCGGGTGCTCAGAAGGCTGTCAAGGGTAGCCAGATCCTAGAG TTTGCAGGGGATTTGATCAGCTCCGTGGTTCACGTGCTCAGCTACAGGAAGCTGCTGAAAGGGTGGAATCCAAAGAAGCTGAATAATTCAGTCGCAAGGATCAAAGCGTTGGCTACTCAGCTTACCTCGGAACTGAAATCTGCAG AGGGGAAGAACATGGAGGGAGACTCTGTCCTGGATGCTGTGTGCGACCAAAACAGCCTGGAAGATTGGCTCTTCCGTGTCCCGCAGATCTCCACCTTCCTCAAGGTGGTGCTTCAACAGGGCCTGCTCCTCCTGCAACCTCTCTCTGACGAAGCCGATGAGACTCTCCGCCTGCTGCCGGAATGTAGAGGCTTGCAAGGGATGGCCTTCGTCAGCTTACTCGACCTCCCCTCCATCACCTACCTCAACGCCCACCTGCCTTCTGAACTTCGGGATAAGTGGCAGCTGCTCTTCGCCTCCAGGATTCACGGTGAGAGCTTTACCCAGCTGTGCGGACACGTTGTCAACAAAGGGCCCTGCGTCCTGGTCCTGAAGGACGCCGATGGCTACATCTTCGGCGGGTTTTCCTCCTGTTCCTGGGAGGTGAAGCCCCAGTTTCAAG GGAACAACTCATGTTTTttgttctccatttctccctcgcTGGCGGTATTCACCTGCAGTGGCTACAATAACCACTATATGTACCTCAATCACGGGCAGCAGACCATGCCAAACGGACTT ggtATGGGAGGTCAACACGAATACTTTGGCCTCTGGGTGGACAGTAACTTTGGGCAAGGCCACAGCAAAGCCAAGCCTCGGTGCACCACGTACAACAGCCCTCAGCTCTCGGCCAAGGAGAACTTCCTGCTGGATTCCATGGAGGTGTGGGCTGTGGGAGACCTCCGTGAAGCCAAAAAT ggaaaaggccAGAAGAGCATTTTAGACGCCGACCCAGAGGCCCAAGCCTTGCTAGAGATGATGGGGAAAAGCCGCCAGAGTGATGGGTTTCGGAAACCACCTGATGATGAAGAAGACGACAACTGA